A window from Balaenoptera musculus isolate JJ_BM4_2016_0621 chromosome 8, mBalMus1.pri.v3, whole genome shotgun sequence encodes these proteins:
- the LOC118900101 gene encoding LOW QUALITY PROTEIN: partitioning defective 6 homolog beta-like (The sequence of the model RefSeq protein was modified relative to this genomic sequence to represent the inferred CDS: inserted 1 base in 1 codon) yields the protein MNHSHRHQAGSSCLGTMEVKSKFGAEFRRLSLERSKPGKFEEFYRLLQHVHKIPSVDVLVGYEDIHGDLLPINNDDNYHKAVSTANPLLRIFIQKREEADYSAFGTDTLIKKKKVLTNMLRPDNKRKKPHIVISMPQDFRSVSSSTDVDILPETHRRVRLYKYGTEKPLRLHIRDGSSVRVTQHDLEKXPGIFISRLVPGGLAQSTGQLAVNDEVLEVNGKEVSGKSLDQVTEMRIANSHNLIITVRPANQRNSIMSNSRTSGSSGQSTDNSLPGLPQQIQLSFEPEDEDSDEDDIIIEDNGVPQQIPKAVCNTGNLSLTQIELSFESRQNGFIPSNEVNLAPTSSGTNTEFETRAPDQKLLEENGTIITL from the exons ATGAACCACAGCCACCGGCACCAGGCGGGCAGCAGCTGCCTGGGCACCATGGAGGTGAAGAGCAAGTTTGGAGCTGAATTTCGTCGGCTTTCACTGGAAAGATCAAAACCCGGAAAGTTTGAGGAGTTTTATAGATTACTGCAACATGTTCATAAGATACCCAGTGTTGACGTTTTAGTAGGCTATGAAGACATCCACGGAGATTTACTACCTATAAATAACGATGATAATTATCACAAAGCTGTTTCAACGGCCAACCCGCTGCTTAGGATTTTTATacaaaaaagggaagaagcagACTACAGTGCCTTTGGTACAGACACACtaataaagaagaagaaggttTTAACGAATATGTTGCGTCctgacaacaaaagaaaaaagccacacaTAGTCATTAGTATGCCCCAGGACTTCAGATCTGTGTCTTCTAGTACAGACGTGGATATTCTCCCAGAAACACATCGTAGGGTCCGTCTTTACAAATATGGCACTGAGAAACCCCTAAGATTGCACATCCGGGATGGCTCCAGTGTCAGGGTGACACAGCATGACTTAGAGA GTCCAGGGATCTTTATATCCAGACTTGTGCCAGGAGGTCTGGCTCAAAGCACAGGACAATTAGCGGTTAATGATGAAGTTTTAGAAGTTAATGGCAAAGAAGTTTCAGGGAAGAGTCTAGACCAAGTAACTGAAATGAGGATTGCAAACAGCCACAACCTCATCATCACAGTGAGACCAGCAAACCAGAGGAACAGCATCATGAGTAACAGTCGCACTTCTGGCAGCTCCGGCCAGTCTACTGACAACAGCCTTCCTGGCCTGCCACAGCAGATACAACTGAGCTTTGAGCCAGAGGATGAAGACAGTGATGAAGATGACATTATTATTGAAGATAATGGTGTGCCACAGCAGATCCCTAAGGCCGTTTGTAACACTGGGAACCTATCATTAACGCAAATAGAGCTCAGTTTTGAATCCAGACAGAATGGTTTTATTCCTTCTAATGAAGTGAACTTAGCACCCACATCAAGTGGCACAAATACAGAATTTGAAACACGTGCTCCAGAtcaaaaactcttagaagaaaatggaacAATCATAACACTGTGA